In Deinococcus sp. Leaf326, the sequence TGATCTGTTGATCCAAGCTTGCGCTTGGCTTGCCTCTCAGAGGCTGTACTGCCAGTCCGAAGACCGGCTTGTGGTCTTGCGACCTCTCGAGTCTGGAGTCTTCCGAAGAAAACCGCTCGCACACCCTGTCGGGCGTTCCTTTGCTTCTCGAACATCTTCCGTTGTCATGCTTCGCGGAGCGGAAAGCTCCGGTGTGCCTGGGGTTTCCCCGTCAGCAACTCAGTAAATATAGCCTTTACTTGAAAATCTGTCAAGCTCCTGCTCACATCTTCCGAGCGCCTGCGGCGCAACTGNTGCCTGGGGTTTCCCCGTCAGCAACTCAGTAAATATAGCCTTTACTTGAAAATCTGTCAAGCTCCTGCTCACATCTTCCGAGCGCCTGCGGCGCAACTGAGGGCGAACCCGGACGAACCGCACCGTCCCACCAGCCCAGTCTGCCATAAAGCGGTCAGACCGGCCCAGAAAAATACGGTCTGTATCCGGCGATGTCAAGCCTGGACGTGGCGGTCATAGATTGGCTTCCGGAAGATGACGCTACAGTCTGAAATAGAGCTCAGCTGGCTGCTCCAGCTCTCGCTGACCTCTGACAGTGGCAAGTGGCGTTGCATGGCATAAAAAAATGCGCTCAGAGATGAGATCGGCCTGATCCTCGATGTTGATCCCCCGAAATATGGGCTCGACACCAGCAGGTGGACTACAGCGCATATTCGGCCCGTTGTCAGCGTGACCTACGACATCTGGCTCGATCGCACGCGCCTCTCCCGACAACTGAAACGCTGGGGGTTCTCGTATCAGCGGGCCGTAGAGCGTAACGACGACATCGCCACCTGGCTCCGCGTCCACCATGACACGCCGGGAAAAAATTCGCTGAAGGCACCACGACGGTGTGCCTACATGGGAATGATTTCATCCCCGCACCGAAGGAACGCGCCTAAACTATGCCTCATCCATGTCTTCACCCTCTGCGCCTGCCGCCGCACCCTTCGACGTGCTGGTCCTGGTTGCCCCGGTAGGTACCCCGGAGGCGACCTTAGCAGTGCTGGCCGAGCTTCCCCCCACCTTGCCCGTCGCGGTCCTGATCATGTCCCCGCAGGAGAAGCCTGCCTTGAAGGACCTGCGCCGCCTATCACTCCTTCCTATGCGCGAGGCGGAGGACGGCGCGGTTCTGGAGTCAGGCAACGTCTACGTCGCTCCACCGCGCCAAGTTCTCACCATCCGCCCTGGACTGCTCTGTGCCCTCACCCCGCAGGACGACCGGCCCTCGCCGCCCCCACTCGACCAGTTGCTGGGCTCCCTAGCCCTCAGTGCCGGTTCGCGTGCGCTCGTGGTGATCCTGGGCGGCGAGGGCCAGGAGGGGGTGGCTGGAGCGCGTGCTCTGCGCGGGGTAGGCGGCACCGTGCTCGTCCAGCGTCCAGAAGAAATGACTGGAGCTGCCTTACCGACCCTCCTGCTCCAGACGGCCACACTGGTGCTGTCTCCCGCGACGCTGGCTCGGGTGGTCGCTGACCTCCTGGGGCACCGCTTGAGTGGGTATAAAGATCCCTATCAGGCGGTCCCCTCCTTTGAAATCACGGAGCGTAAGTACCGCGAAGCGAATCAGGCCTTTCTGGTTGAAATTTCCAGAGACCTCAGCCAGCTCGCCAGCGAGAAAGAACTGTGCCATACGGTCGGCCTAAAACTGGCAGCCCATCTGGGACTGACCTGTTACCACTATGTGGATGTGGATGAGGACCGTGCCGAGGTGACGGTCCTGCATTTCTGGCATGCGCTGGACGTGCCAGAGATCCTGGGCACCTATCCCGTTGCCGGGTTCATCGCTTCTGACAGGCTGGGTGGGTTGCGCGCCGGGGAAACGACCATCATTCACGACGTTCAAAACGAGCTCCAGGAAGACTCGCCCGCAGCGGCGGGGCTGAGGGAGGGGGCCGCGGCCCAGAAGATCAGCGCTTACGTGGCCGTACCCTACAGCCAGGACGGACGGTGGAAGGCCTATTTCGCCGTCGCGGACAGCCAGCCGCGGCGGTGGACGGAACTGGAAGTTAGGCTGATTCAGGAGGTCGCCGGCCAACTGTCTCCGCGCATCGAGCGTCTCCGTGTCCAGGCTGCCCTGCGCGCCTCTGAAGCGCAGTACCGCCTGGCCGAAGAAGCCGCCAATGGTCTGAGCTATACCTGGAACCTGGAGGCCCTCCACGTTACGCCGGGCGGTTTAGCTTCGTCATCCACCCCTAAGGACATCCGGGAGTCGTTGAGGACCCTCACGCCCACGTATAGCGACGGCTTCAGCAGGGTTCTGGGATACAGTCCCGGCGAAGTGCCGCTGACCTGGGCGGCGTGGCAGGCGCTGATTCATCCGGATGACCTAGAGCGGGTATCGGCCGAATACGGCCAACCGTTTCTGCCGGGTCGCTCCTCGATTGAGTACCGGCTGCGTCACAGGGACGGCCATTATCTGGACGTCCTCGACCATGGCGTAGTGATCCTTGATGAACAGGGCCGTATTCGCCGCCTCACCGGCTCTGTCACGGATATCACCGAACGCAGGCGCGCCGAGGAAGCCCTGAGAGAGAGCAAGGAGCGGCAAGTGTTTCTGCTACGGCTCAGCGAGACCCTACGGACTGAGCCCGACGTGAACGCCGTGGCAGACCGGGCGCTGGGACTGCTTTTGGAACAGCTGAGCCTGGACCGCTGTTCCATCGCCGAGTACCAGCTGGAAGAAGACTGGGCAGACCTCACCCATCAGGTCGGCAACGGCCGCATGCCGCCCCTGCCGAACGGTGTCCGCCTGTCGGATTTCCCGGAGGCTCTCCAGGTGATGCTCGACCGGACGCTGGTGATTGAGGACGTGACCCACACGCCTGGCCTCTCGGACCTGGACCGGAAGAACATGAACAGACTCGGCGTGGGCGCGCTTGTCGCCGCGACCCTGCGCAGAGGGGAGGGGCGTCCGCTTCGGTGCATCTTCGCCGTCTCTGCAAGTGCTCGGCCCTGGACCTCCGGTGAGATCGCCCTGATCGAAGAGAGTACCGAGCGCACCTGGGCGGCGATGGAGCAGGCACGGGAGGAGATGCTGCGCCGGCAAGCGGAGGAACTCAACGCCTTTCTGGTCCGCTTCACTGACACTGTGCGCCGTTTCACCGACCCACAGGCCGTCGCCGAAACGGCTTGCCGACTCATTGCCGAACGGCTCGGCGTCGAGCACGCGTACTGGACGGAGGTGGACTGGGCCACGCGCGAGCACGTTATCACGGCCTCAGTCCACACCCCGGGCGTACCCGTACCCGTCATCGAGAGCCGTTTCCCGGTCGGGGACTGGGAACCCCTCGCGTCGTTACAACGCGCCGGCCTTCCCGTCGTGGTGGACGACACCCAGGAAGACAGCCGCCTTCCGCCCGAGGTGAAGGCAGGCTACGTTCAGATCGCTGTCGGCGCGGACCTGTCCGTTCCGGTGACAATAGACGAAAAGCTACGCTGCGCACTCGCAGTCAATCAACGGCTGCCGCGTCACTGGAGCGAGGGGGAGATCGCACTTGTTCAGGGTCTCGTGGGACGTTGCTGGTCCGAGGTGGAGCGCGCCCGAGCCGAGGAAGCCCTGCGCGCCTCGGAAGCCCGGTTCCGGGCCGTCGCCAACCTCGTGCCCGATCTGCTCTGGGAAAGCGAACCGGACGGGTTGACCCCCTGGTACAACCAGCGTTGGCTGGACTACACCGGTCAGACGTTCGAGCAGGCAACCGGCTGGGGCTGGACAGACGCTATTCACCCGGACGACCGCGAGGGCTCAGCCCGGCGGTACGGTCAGGCCGTTCAGTGCGGGCAGCCGCTCCGGCAGGAACACCGCATCCGCCGTCACGATGGCGAGTACCGCTGGTTCGTGGTCAATGCCTTTCCTCTGCGAGATGAAGACGGTGAGGTCAACCGGGTTTACGGCGCGGCCACCGACATTCACCACCTGCGCGAGAAGTCTGCGGTGCTCGAAGCGCGTGTAGAAGAACGGACCCACCAACTGGCGGAGCTCAACGCCGAGTTCGAATCACGCAACCGGGCCCTGGAAGCGTTCGCAGAGCTGACCCGCAGTCTGGCCCTGCATCTCGACCCGTATGCCCTGATCCGGCGGGGGCAGGAAGTCGCCCTCTCTCTGCTCCCGGAAGGCTTTGCGACGTACTAGGTTCCCTCTGGCGGTTACGCACCCAGGTGGGGGACATGCGCAACCCGGCTCTCCAGGCGATCGTAGAGGCCGGGCTGAACAGGGGTGATATTCCCAGTCTCGACCAACCTTGGAAGAGCGGCTCGCCGTTCTTTCAGGGACACTATGCGCCGGACACCGATGGCCTGGGCGCTCTGGAGCACGGCACGAACGCGGTGGCAACGCTTCCTCTGACGGTCGGTGGCCGTCAGGTCGGGGTTTTCGCTGTAGCACTCTTCGGTGAGCGTGCCTGGTCGGGCGCCGACCGGGCCATGCTGGAGACAGTCGTCCGCAACCTGGGGCTGGCTCTGGAGCGGGCAGAAGCAGTCCGTACCCTGGCCGAGGAACGCGAAGCACTGGGCACCTTCGCCCAATTCGCTGAGCAGGCCAATGAACTTCAGGAGGTGCCGGCCCTCGCGCAATACGCCACCGCGGTGCTTCAACAGGTGCTGTCTCCAGGCAACACCGTGTACCTCGAACGCGAAGGAGAAGTCTGGCAGCTGCGTCATGTCTCCGGCCAGCTCGACCCTGAACTGGAAGCTGCCCTGCGCGGGGGCGTACCTGCCGCTCTGCCCGGCTTTGAGGTTTCCTTCGGGCGCCGGGAACCCGTGTTCTTCGAGCATTGGGACCCTGGCGAACTCGCTCCTCCGGTTCACTTCACGGCTATCGCCACATACCCCCTGTTTCCCCAGGACCACCCTGCCGGAATGCTCAGCATGGCCCTCATGGACCGCCCCGCCTAGACTGAGCGGGAGAAGGCCGTGTTCCGCGCCGTGGGGGACAGTTTCCGCCTAGCTGTAGAACGCAACTCCCAGCTGCAACAGATCGGGCGGCAGCGCGAACGTCTGGCGGACCTGAACGCCGAACTAGGAAATCTCATCACCCGCACCGCCCATAACCTCGAAGCTCCGGCGCAGAAACTCAGCCACCTGCTGGGCCCCGGCCTGTCAGGCGGCGCGCAGCCTTTCGACGGCCTTTCCCCCTACGACCCCGCGCTCCTTCAGGAGGAGATCGCGCGCCTGAAAGGCGTGGCCGAGGACCTCCGGCACCTCGCCCACCTGGAAGTGCGTCCGCTCAGCGCCGCGCTGCTGCCCTTGGGCGAAGTGTTCGCGGAGATGCGGGCAGCGTTGCCACACTTCCCGGGGCGACCGGTGGCCTGGCAGGTGGCCCGCCTGCCCATCGTGCGGGGAGACCGGGCGCTCCTGCGGCAGGCCCTGGAGGTGCTGATGACCTTTACCCTGAGTGACACACGCGGCGCGGGCTACGTGACGGTGGACAGCGCTGTCGTCGGCGGCGAAGTGCAGATTACGGTAGAGGACGACGGTGTAGGCCTCGTGGCCGAGGAGGCGGCGACCCTCTTTGACCTAGTGGTCCGCACAGATCAGGGCGTCCCGGTGCTAGAGGGCGGCGGCCTGATCCAGGTGCGGCGTATCCTGGCCCGCCACGGCGGCTGGGCTTGGGCGGAAGCCCGGAGCACCGGTGGAAAAGTAGTGCTGACCTTTCCCCAGGATGAGAAGGTGGGTGAACTCGAGGCCCTGTTTGGAGATGACCTGCCGGGGGCCTGAGACGCAGCTCTGGTCTACTCGGCCGCCTTCGGCCAGGCGAACCAGAAGGTCGCGCCCTGGTCGACCCTGCCTTCACCCCAGGCCCGCCCTCCGAAACGTTCGCAGAGCCGCCGAACCACTGCCAGGCCCAGACCCGTTCCCTCGTACGAGCCTGGGGGATGCAGGCGGCCGAACAGCTCAAAGGCCTTGTCCTTGTGGCGCAGGTTGAAACCGACGCCGTTGTCCTCAACCCCGATGCGGTACTCGGTGTCTGTACTCTGAACCAGGATATGTAGGCGAGCGCGTTCGCGGGTCCGGGTGAACTTCAGGGCATTGCCAACATACTCGTGCAAGATCAGTTGCAGCACCTGGCTGTCCCCATACACGGTGGGCAGGGGGACGGCCGTCACCTGCACGTCACGCCCCGCCATCTGGGGCTGGACTTCCTTGAGGACCTCACGCAGGACTTTGCCGAGGTCCACACTGCGCATGCGGGCTCGCAGGTTCCGGGCCCGCATATACCCTTTGAGCGAATCGAGCAGGGCCTGCGTCTGCTGCATGGCCTTGGCAGCGTGGTCCAGCGGCGCCGCGTCCTCGGTACCCGGCTTGACCAGGGTCAGGAAGTTCTCGGCGCGGGTCACGGTGCTGGTCAACTCCCGGGCCGAGAGGAACATCACGCTCTCGAATTCCTCTTCGAGCCGCAGAATCCGGTAACGCTGATCCTGAAGTTGCTGCGTCTGAGTCTGGTTGACGTCGAGAAGGGTTCGGTGGGCGGCCTTGAACGCCGTCACGTCGGTCAACGTGAGGTGGCAGGTGGCCGGCTTGCCTTCCCGCTGCTGTGACACAGCTTCCACCGCCAGGTCAAGGACCTGCCCATCCGGGAGCCGCACCTGAATCTCACCGGTCTGCGCCCCCCGGTCTCCAAGGGCTCGTCCTAACAGGGCCGTGAACGTGGGCCGGGAGGCCGCAGCGATCAACGGCAACAATGGACGCCCCGTGAGCCCCTGAGGGCCAGACGCGAGCAGGGCGGCTCCCCGGGCATTGACATCTATCACACGTCCCTGGGCGGAGACCAGAAGGGCGGCCTGGGGGGCACCATGAAACAGGGCCTTGGCCTGCACAACAGCCGCCTGGAGATGCTGGACCTGAGCTTCCAGCGTTTGCAGTCGGGCTTGGGCCGACGAGGGAGTGTCGGTGGGCTGGGAGGGAGGCTGGTGGGTCATCTGAGTTCACCGGGCAGAGGAGGGAAGTGTCCCCGCTGTGACACGGGGTGCGGAGGAGCCACAGCGGCCGAAGATTAGAACTGGAGCTTACCGCTCCTTATCGTCTCGGATGTGGAAGCTGGGTCAGTTCGGCGCGGCCTATGCGTATGCCGGGAACCCCAGCAGACCGAACAGATGTTCCTGCTCTTGGGTCATCCGGTGGTCGCTTGAGCCACCTGGGACACCCGCCGCAGCACACCGAGCCTCCCTTGAAGAAAGTCCGCCGGCTCAGGGCCGGTCAAGCCGTGGCAACGTAAGGAAACGGGGGAGTGGCGAGGGCATCCGCAGGTTCTATCCCTCCTTCAATGTTCCCATCACGTCCCGGCCGACCTCGCGGAGAAAGGCGGAAATCACCTTCCGCTCTGCTGGATCGAACCCATTGAGGCAGGCCGAGAGCAGGCCGAGAACCGCGGCCAGCCTGAGCGTGTCCGTACTCTCGCCTTTGAGGGACTGCACCATGACACTGCGTCGGGCAGTTGAGTGGGAAGCCCGTTTCACAAAGCCCCGCTTGACCAGACGAGCGATCAGGGCCGTGGTCGCGCCCAAGCCCATCTGAACCCGGTCCACTCCCCCACATGGCATGCTCGGGGGGTGACCCGCACCTCCGCCCTGACCCCGCACCTGCGCGAACTCGCGCGGCTGCGCCGTGTCCGCGACCGGATCGACCGCGAGTACGCCCAACCCCTGAATGTCGAGACCCTCGCACGCGGCGCCAACATGTCGGCGGGGCACCTCAGCCGCCAGTTCCGTCTCGCTTACGGAGAATCGCCCTACAGCTATCTCATGACGCGGCGTATCGAGCGCGCCATGGCGCTGCTGCGCCGAGGCGACCTGAACGTCACCCAGGTCTGCTTTGAGGTCGGGTGCACCTCTCTCGGGACCTTCAGCACCCGCTTCACCGAACTGGTTGGGATGTCTCTCAGCGCCTATCTCCGCCAGGCCAGACAAACAGTAGTCGCCATGCCCCCCTGTGTGGCGAAACAGGTCACCCGACCGGTCAGAAATCGAGAAGCGTCAGAGCCGGGAGCGCGCCTAGAGTGAATGCCATGGACCTGCTCATCCACCAGACCTTCCTCCCTCATACCGGTCCCGCAGCCGCACTGGCCTTCTACCGTGACCTGCTCGGTTTCGAGGTGCTCGACGACGTCGGGTACAACGGGATGCACTGGCTGACAGTCAGGCCCCCCGGCCAGGCAGGTCCGTCCATCGTCCTGTACCCACCAGAGGCCACCCCCGGGATCACGGATGATGAGCGCCGCAGCATCGCGGAGATGATGGCCAAGGGGTCATACGCCACACTCATCCTGACCACGGTGGACCTCGACGGCACATTTGGACTTCTTCAGGGCCACGACATCGAGATCGTCCAGGAACCGGCGGCGCAGCCCTATGGGATTCGTGACTGCGCGGTCAGGGACCCGGCGGGAAATCTCCTGCGGATTCAGGAGCGGCGCTGAGCACCATGGAGAAAACTGATGAAAGCCCCCAGAGCCCCAGCCTGCTCCGGACGCCGACATATAAGTTCAGCCCTGCATAGGAGGAACAATAGATGACCGTGAAGCCCCCCAGCAAGCTGGCACAACCGTCCAGAAGTACAGCCAGAACAACGGAGCCGCAGGGATTCACAGCGGAGGAACGAGCGGCGATGAAGGCCCGTACCCAGGAGCTCAAGGCAGAGGCGCGCCTGGGCAGGAACCGGGCGGAGGGGGAACGCGCGGTTCTTGCTGCCCTCGCCCTGATGCCGGAACCAGACCGCACTCTGGGTGAGCAGTTCCACGCGCTCGTCGGTGCGGCGGCGCCGGAGCTCCTGCCGAGAACCTGGTATGGCATGCCCGCCTATGCCAGGGAAGGTCAGGTGGTCTGCTTTTTCCAGAGTGCGTCTAAATTCAAGACGCGGTATACGACGATCGGCTTCAGTGACGCGGCAAATCTCGACGAGGGCACCTTGTGGCCAACGACCTTCGCCCTGACGACGTGGACCCCCGAAGGAGAGGCGAAGATCGACGCGCTCGTGAGGAGAGCCGTGAGCGAGGGGCTGCCCAGTCAGTCGAAAAGGGACTGAGCCGGAGAGATCAGGTGTGAATGGTCCACCGCGAGGCGTCCCCGAAACACAGATCGGCATTAATGGCGGCGGCAGCCCGCGCGCCACTGGCCGCCGCCAGAACAACCTGCTGCTCGCCGATCATGTCGCCCGCAGCATATACGCCAGGAACGCTGGTTAGCCCCGTCTCGGGAGTGACAGCCAGCAGCACGCCGGCCAGTGGGCCACGGTCGATGCGGGCACAGCCGAGTTGCTCAGGGAGGGCGGAGCGCTGTGCCTGCCCAGGGGTCACGAACAGGGTGTCACGGCCGAGCCGGGTACCGTCCTCGAAAGTGACATTTCGTCCGTCCCACTGGGCGACGAGACGTTCATCAATGCGGACGCCCAGGTCATCGAGGTTCGATTGTTGCTGAGCTGTGAGATGGGCAGGGCCGTGGGTGAGCAGGACCAGGTGGGGCGTCCATTGCCGCAGCAGGACGCCGCGGTGGTAGGCCATATCGCCGCCGCCGGGAATCAGGTCGGCGAGGTCCTGATCGCGAACTTCCCAGCCATGGCAGTAGGGACAGTGGTGGACGGTCGTGCCCCAGCCCTCCTGCAGGCCGGGAATGTCGGGAAGGAGATCGGTGACGCCTGTAGCCAGCAATAGGCGGCGAGCGTGGACGGTGTTGCCGCCCTCCAGCGTGACGGCGAAGCCCTCCTGAGCAGGAACGACTCCTTCGGCAAGGCGGGCGAGGCGGGTCACAGGGTAGGGGGCAAGTTGTTCGCGGGCGAGGCGGGTGAGTTCGAGAGGTGGGGTGCCGTCGCGGGTGAGGAGGCCGTGGGAGGCCTGAGCTGGGGCATTGCGGGGTGGACCCGAGTCGAGAAGTAGAGTGGAGCGCCGGGCACGGCCGAGAACGAGAGCGGCGTTCAGTCCAGCGCTCCCGGCACCAACTATGACCACATCGAAGGAAGCATCTTTTGATATCACGTTATCAATAGATAGGATTTTTGCATGTTGGTCAACCCTGGAATGCACAATCCATAAGGGGCTGTAGAGGGGATGGGGTGGGACTCAGAGAAGAGAGGCTCGCCGACCACCAAGTCGCCCTCATGATCATTGTTTATCACTCTGTCCGGGCAGTACCAGGAGAGACAAGCGTGCGTACAGCCCGCCGGTCACACTCGGACGCTTCAAGCTGCCTTCTATTACGCAACGGTCCACCCTGGCACAGGAACAGCTTGAGCCCGGGTAGCCGGGCCCATCCCTGCCTACCTGCCTGTTCCCCTCTGGCCTCCTCACTGCCAAAACGTCCCGCCTCAGTGGTGGACATCCGAGACGAAGAAGGCACTCTGGTCCTTTCCCACGGCGTACCCCCACCGCACGTCGAACCAGATTTCCCGCGCTCCCCTGCACGTCTTCAGCTCCAGACCGACCGTGTGCATGCCTACGCGCTGCCCGAACTGAGGCTGGCCGTTCTGGACTGCCCGGGAGCCGTACCGCGTCTGACCGTAAACATCCAGAATCGTCGTGGTCTGAAGAGGGTCGAGCGCGACGTTCAGATCGTCACGCAGTTCCTGCGGACCGGCGGGTGTGCCCCAGTGCCAGGTCAGACTGCGCAGGGTCACGGGTCGTCCACCGACGTTCTCCATCCAGAGGTGGTCCACAGGCCGCGCCCGGTAGTGGTAGAGCTCGGGAGGGAGTTCACGGGCATGCAGGAGATAGTTAGGATGCTCGAGCAAGGTATGAATGGTGGTCTCGCAGCTCGGCATGGGACCCGCTATATCAGGTGGTCTGTAACGGGTGCGTTATCGCCGGCCTGGCCCTGTTCCGCCTGGAGGTGCCCCTCATCCCCAGGCCCAGGAGGACGCCCCAGCAGGCCTCCATCGACAACAAGAAATTCGATGCCCAGCAACGCGCTTCCTTTCCCCCTTCATGGGTGTCGGCCTCGCACCCAACGTCAAGCGAGGCTACGCGCACGACCCTCCCTACGGGCTGCGGCGCCAGCAGAAGTGGTCCCACTGTCTCAGGACCTACACCGAGCGGTACCGCGTGCTTGGCGAGGCCCTGAGGTGGCAGGTGCAAGCCGGCAGATTCAACTGCCGCTCAATACCGGACCGGCCAAGCGACTTGGTCGCCCTCCAGGTAGCCGCTCGCCTCGAGGCTGGTCAAGCCTATACGCACGTCCAGTCCATGTTCAGGCAAGGCCTCGCAACTTCATGGTCAACCAGAAACGCCTCTACCTTCTGAGCAGGAAGACCTCTACCCTGACCCAGCCCCGAGGAGCCACCTGGAGGCCTGTTTCCCTACGGTGGCTGTTGCTCAGGTGAGGCACCCACCCCCCACCCCCCCAGATGCGGTTACCAACACTTCCTCGTGCAGCGTCAGGTTCATGGGCAGCCAGATCGAACATGCTTTCCGCAGCCTTGTAGACGTCGTACTGACCTCACAGCCCACATCGGCTTCTGAACAACAGGGCAAATTTAGTTCCTCTGACGAAAAGTAATATTTTTGGTATTCCAGTCTTTCAAAGATGAGGTCTAAACAATAACTTTTTCGGCTACAGCGCCGCGTTCCCTTCCGTCTCTTACCGCCGGCCATCTTCCTTTGGTCTGCCTTTCCTGAGGTGCAGCATGTCTAGCGCAAAAACCGTACTTCGGCATTCGTTGTTCGTCCTCATCGGTTTGTCGAGCTTCGCCCAGGCCGCGACCCTCAAGATCGCGAGTGTCAGTCCGCTCTCAGGCGACTTGAGTCCCATCGGCACCGAACTACGCCGCGGGGTCGAACTCGCTGTCGAAGCGCGCGCCCGCGCCTTCAAATCCCAGGGCTACGATCTGCTTCTCGTTCCCTTCGACGATCAGGCGTCGGCCAGCCGTGCGGGCGGCATCGCGCGTGACATCGTGGCTGATCCGGCCATCGTCGGCGTCGTGGGTGCTGTGAATTCCAGTGTATCCAACGTGATCGCTCAGGTCTTCGAGGGGGCTCAGCTCGCGGCTGTCTCTCCGTCGAGTACCGACGACACGCTGACGACTCACGGCTGGAAGTCCTTCAGTCGTCTCGTCGCCCCTGACCGGGCCCAGGCCATCGCGGCCGCGACGTACCTTCAGGAAGAAGCCAACGCGAAAAACGTCTACATCGTCTCCGACAATACGGCTTACGGCAATGGCCTCTCGACGAGTGTTCAGGATCAGCTGAGACGGCGCAACATCACCGTCAGCGGCTACGTCGGCATCTCGGACGCTGCCGCGCTGGCAGGCGCCGTCAAGCGGATCGTCGACAGCCAGCCCGACACCGTGTACTTCGGCGGTAGTGACGACACGGGCGCAGAACTCGTCCGGGCTCTGCGCACAGCAGGGGTCACCGCTCTGTTCATCGGGGGAAACGGTCTGGATGCGCCGAGTTTCGCCAAGCGCGCCGGGAGTGCTGCCGCCGGCGTCGTCTACTCGACCGTCTATGGTCCGGTCAGCGCCTATTCCGGTTCCGAAGTGTTCGAGAAGCAGTAC encodes:
- a CDS encoding PAS domain-containing protein, with translation MSSPSAPAAAPFDVLVLVAPVGTPEATLAVLAELPPTLPVAVLIMSPQEKPALKDLRRLSLLPMREAEDGAVLESGNVYVAPPRQVLTIRPGLLCALTPQDDRPSPPPLDQLLGSLALSAGSRALVVILGGEGQEGVAGARALRGVGGTVLVQRPEEMTGAALPTLLLQTATLVLSPATLARVVADLLGHRLSGYKDPYQAVPSFEITERKYREANQAFLVEISRDLSQLASEKELCHTVGLKLAAHLGLTCYHYVDVDEDRAEVTVLHFWHALDVPEILGTYPVAGFIASDRLGGLRAGETTIIHDVQNELQEDSPAAAGLREGAAAQKISAYVAVPYSQDGRWKAYFAVADSQPRRWTELEVRLIQEVAGQLSPRIERLRVQAALRASEAQYRLAEEAANGLSYTWNLEALHVTPGGLASSSTPKDIRESLRTLTPTYSDGFSRVLGYSPGEVPLTWAAWQALIHPDDLERVSAEYGQPFLPGRSSIEYRLRHRDGHYLDVLDHGVVILDEQGRIRRLTGSVTDITERRRAEEALRESKERQVFLLRLSETLRTEPDVNAVADRALGLLLEQLSLDRCSIAEYQLEEDWADLTHQVGNGRMPPLPNGVRLSDFPEALQVMLDRTLVIEDVTHTPGLSDLDRKNMNRLGVGALVAATLRRGEGRPLRCIFAVSASARPWTSGEIALIEESTERTWAAMEQAREEMLRRQAEELNAFLVRFTDTVRRFTDPQAVAETACRLIAERLGVEHAYWTEVDWATREHVITASVHTPGVPVPVIESRFPVGDWEPLASLQRAGLPVVVDDTQEDSRLPPEVKAGYVQIAVGADLSVPVTIDEKLRCALAVNQRLPRHWSEGEIALVQGLVGRCWSEVERARAEEALRASEARFRAVANLVPDLLWESEPDGLTPWYNQRWLDYTGQTFEQATGWGWTDAIHPDDREGSARRYGQAVQCGQPLRQEHRIRRHDGEYRWFVVNAFPLRDEDGEVNRVYGAATDIHHLREKSAVLEARVEERTHQLAELNAEFESRNRALEAFAELTRSLALHLDPYALIRRGQEVALSLLPEGFATY
- a CDS encoding GAF domain-containing protein, with the protein product MRNPALQAIVEAGLNRGDIPSLDQPWKSGSPFFQGHYAPDTDGLGALEHGTNAVATLPLTVGGRQVGVFAVALFGERAWSGADRAMLETVVRNLGLALERAEAVRTLAEEREALGTFAQFAEQANELQEVPALAQYATAVLQQVLSPGNTVYLEREGEVWQLRHVSGQLDPELEAALRGGVPAALPGFEVSFGRREPVFFEHWDPGELAPPVHFTAIATYPLFPQDHPAGMLSMALMDRPA
- a CDS encoding VOC family protein is translated as MDLLIHQTFLPHTGPAAALAFYRDLLGFEVLDDVGYNGMHWLTVRPPGQAGPSIVLYPPEATPGITDDERRSIAEMMAKGSYATLILTTVDLDGTFGLLQGHDIEIVQEPAAQPYGIRDCAVRDPAGNLLRIQERR
- a CDS encoding iron chaperone yields the protein MTVKPPSKLAQPSRSTARTTEPQGFTAEERAAMKARTQELKAEARLGRNRAEGERAVLAALALMPEPDRTLGEQFHALVGAAAPELLPRTWYGMPAYAREGQVVCFFQSASKFKTRYTTIGFSDAANLDEGTLWPTTFALTTWTPEGEAKIDALVRRAVSEGLPSQSKRD
- a CDS encoding sensor histidine kinase KdpD; protein product: MFRAVGDSFRLAVERNSQLQQIGRQRERLADLNAELGNLITRTAHNLEAPAQKLSHLLGPGLSGGAQPFDGLSPYDPALLQEEIARLKGVAEDLRHLAHLEVRPLSAALLPLGEVFAEMRAALPHFPGRPVAWQVARLPIVRGDRALLRQALEVLMTFTLSDTRGAGYVTVDSAVVGGEVQITVEDDGVGLVAEEAATLFDLVVRTDQGVPVLEGGGLIQVRRILARHGGWAWAEARSTGGKVVLTFPQDEKVGELEALFGDDLPGA
- a CDS encoding ATP-binding protein, with translation MTHQPPSQPTDTPSSAQARLQTLEAQVQHLQAAVVQAKALFHGAPQAALLVSAQGRVIDVNARGAALLASGPQGLTGRPLLPLIAAASRPTFTALLGRALGDRGAQTGEIQVRLPDGQVLDLAVEAVSQQREGKPATCHLTLTDVTAFKAAHRTLLDVNQTQTQQLQDQRYRILRLEEEFESVMFLSARELTSTVTRAENFLTLVKPGTEDAAPLDHAAKAMQQTQALLDSLKGYMRARNLRARMRSVDLGKVLREVLKEVQPQMAGRDVQVTAVPLPTVYGDSQVLQLILHEYVGNALKFTRTRERARLHILVQSTDTEYRIGVEDNGVGFNLRHKDKAFELFGRLHPPGSYEGTGLGLAVVRRLCERFGGRAWGEGRVDQGATFWFAWPKAAE
- a CDS encoding NAD(P)/FAD-dependent oxidoreductase — protein: MISKDASFDVVIVGAGSAGLNAALVLGRARRSTLLLDSGPPRNAPAQASHGLLTRDGTPPLELTRLAREQLAPYPVTRLARLAEGVVPAQEGFAVTLEGGNTVHARRLLLATGVTDLLPDIPGLQEGWGTTVHHCPYCHGWEVRDQDLADLIPGGGDMAYHRGVLLRQWTPHLVLLTHGPAHLTAQQQSNLDDLGVRIDERLVAQWDGRNVTFEDGTRLGRDTLFVTPGQAQRSALPEQLGCARIDRGPLAGVLLAVTPETGLTSVPGVYAAGDMIGEQQVVLAAASGARAAAAINADLCFGDASRWTIHT
- a CDS encoding helix-turn-helix transcriptional regulator; amino-acid sequence: MTRTSALTPHLRELARLRRVRDRIDREYAQPLNVETLARGANMSAGHLSRQFRLAYGESPYSYLMTRRIERAMALLRRGDLNVTQVCFEVGCTSLGTFSTRFTELVGMSLSAYLRQARQTVVAMPPCVAKQVTRPVRNREASEPGARLE